The Brachybacterium huguangmaarense genome contains a region encoding:
- the map gene encoding type I methionyl aminopeptidase, which translates to MTVEHGASHEPWLRPAGRALITPGTLSPIRSVPASIERPEYVGKDEAASDDVGPFVQSASVIERVREASQIAALALQAAGEAAEPGVTTDRIDEIVHDVLVSHGAYPSTLGYLGYPKSCCTSLNEVICHGIPDSTVMEEGDILNVDVTAFIHGVHGDTNATFPVGEVDPHAADLIERTEEAMWRGIRAAKPGRQVNVIGRVVEKYVGRFGYESVRDYTGHGVAEGFHNGLVIPHYDSAPLFDDIVEPNMTLTVEPMVTLGSQAWEQWDDGWTVVTADRSFTAQFEHTFLITDGGYETLTVV; encoded by the coding sequence ATGACTGTAGAGCACGGCGCATCGCACGAGCCATGGCTGCGTCCCGCGGGACGCGCCCTCATCACTCCCGGCACCCTCTCCCCGATCCGGTCGGTCCCCGCCTCGATCGAGCGGCCGGAGTACGTCGGCAAGGACGAGGCCGCCTCGGACGACGTGGGCCCCTTCGTGCAGAGCGCCTCGGTCATCGAGCGGGTGCGCGAGGCGTCCCAGATCGCGGCCCTCGCGCTGCAGGCGGCCGGCGAGGCCGCGGAGCCGGGCGTGACGACCGACCGGATCGACGAGATCGTGCACGACGTGCTGGTCTCCCACGGCGCCTACCCCTCCACGCTCGGCTACCTCGGCTACCCCAAGTCGTGCTGCACGAGCCTGAACGAAGTGATCTGCCACGGGATCCCCGACTCCACCGTGATGGAGGAGGGCGACATCCTCAACGTCGACGTCACCGCGTTCATCCACGGCGTGCACGGCGACACCAACGCGACCTTCCCGGTCGGCGAGGTCGACCCGCATGCGGCGGACCTCATCGAGCGCACCGAGGAGGCCATGTGGCGCGGCATCCGCGCGGCCAAGCCCGGGCGGCAGGTCAACGTCATCGGGCGCGTGGTCGAGAAGTACGTGGGCCGTTTCGGCTACGAGTCGGTGCGCGACTACACCGGCCACGGCGTCGCCGAGGGCTTCCACAACGGCCTCGTGATCCCCCACTACGACTCCGCGCCCCTGTTCGACGACATCGTCGAGCCGAACATGACGCTCACGGTCGAGCCCATGGTCACGCTCGGCTCGCAGGCGTGGGAGCAGTGGGACGACGGGTGGACGGTCGTGACCGCCGACCGCTCGTTCACGGCCCAGTTCGAGCACACCTTCCTGATCACCGACGGCGGGTACGAGACCCTCACCGTCGTCTGA
- a CDS encoding SPOR domain-containing protein, producing MDYYFNLETKQVEEGPQSPSNELMGPYATREEAARALQIAAQRNESWDDEDAAWKGEQG from the coding sequence ATGGACTACTACTTCAACCTCGAGACGAAGCAGGTCGAGGAGGGGCCGCAGTCGCCGAGCAACGAGCTCATGGGCCCCTACGCGACGCGCGAGGAGGCCGCGCGGGCCCTTCAGATCGCCGCGCAGCGCAACGAGTCGTGGGACGACGAGGACGCCGCCTGGAAGGGCGAGCAGGGCTGA
- the panB gene encoding 3-methyl-2-oxobutanoate hydroxymethyltransferase → MNAPTDPSRPARVRIRHLQDAKDTGRRFAMLTSYDQFSARIFESAGIDVLLVGDSVGTTVLGYDSTVHTTHQDMLTFTGAVARSVTRPLVVADLAFGSYQTSVADAVTHGVELMRAGAHAVKLEGGHAITDRVRALVDAGIPVMGHLGFTPQSVHALGGHRVQGRDHASADRLADEALALQEAGAFAVVLELVPAAVAERVTEILQIPTIGIGAGPACDGQVLVWQDMAGLSDFRGAFVRRFAEIGDDLRRAATAYRENVEGRRYPGAEHSFE, encoded by the coding sequence ATGAACGCCCCCACCGATCCGTCCCGCCCCGCCCGCGTGCGCATCCGCCACCTCCAGGACGCCAAGGACACGGGCCGCCGCTTCGCGATGCTGACCTCGTACGACCAGTTCTCCGCGAGGATCTTCGAGAGCGCCGGCATCGACGTGCTGCTGGTCGGGGACTCCGTGGGCACGACGGTCCTCGGCTACGACTCCACGGTGCACACGACCCACCAGGACATGCTCACGTTCACGGGCGCGGTCGCGCGCTCGGTGACCCGTCCGCTCGTGGTCGCGGACCTCGCCTTCGGCTCCTACCAGACCTCCGTCGCGGACGCCGTCACCCACGGCGTCGAGCTCATGCGGGCGGGGGCCCACGCCGTCAAGCTCGAGGGCGGCCACGCGATCACCGACCGGGTGCGCGCGCTCGTCGACGCGGGGATCCCCGTCATGGGACATCTCGGCTTCACCCCGCAGTCGGTCCATGCGCTCGGCGGCCACCGGGTCCAGGGCCGCGACCACGCCTCGGCCGACCGGCTCGCCGACGAGGCCCTCGCGCTGCAGGAGGCGGGCGCGTTTGCGGTCGTGCTCGAGCTGGTCCCGGCCGCGGTGGCCGAGCGGGTCACGGAGATCCTGCAGATCCCCACGATCGGGATCGGCGCGGGGCCCGCGTGCGACGGCCAGGTCCTCGTGTGGCAGGACATGGCGGGCCTGTCGGACTTCCGCGGGGCCTTCGTGCGGCGCTTCGCCGAGATCGGCGACGACCTCCGGCGTGCGGCCACGGCCTACCGGGAGAACGTCGAGGGCCGCCGCTACCCGGGCGCCGAGCACTCCTTCGAGTGA